Proteins from a single region of Stutzerimonas stutzeri:
- a CDS encoding peptidylprolyl isomerase, which yields MKNKLSEVLRPLALGALLLSGATLAPVALAQVQPLDRVVAIVDNDVIMQSQLQQRMREVQQTIEKRGADAPPMDVLQQQVLERLITENLQLQIGERSGIRIADEELNQAMGTIAQRNNMSLDQFREALSRDGLSLESAREQIRREMVISRVRQRRVAERIQVSNQEVQNFLASDLGKLQLSEEYHLANILIPVPEAADSATIQAAERTAMETYQQLQQGADFARLAVSRSGSENALEGGDMGWRKAAQLPPPFDTEVRELSVGEVTQPVRTPPGFIMLKLLDKRGGETQVRDEVHVRHILIKPSAIRSEDEARLLVQRLRDRISAGEDFAQLAKSFSEDPGSALNGGDLNWIDPASLVPEFREVMANTASGGLSPVFKSPYGWHILEVLGRRATDASEQFREQQALSLLRNRKYDEELQAWLRQIRDEAYVEIKL from the coding sequence GTGAAGAACAAGCTTTCTGAAGTACTGCGCCCGCTCGCGCTCGGCGCTCTGCTGCTGAGCGGTGCGACTCTAGCGCCTGTGGCCCTCGCTCAGGTACAACCTTTGGACCGCGTGGTGGCAATCGTCGATAACGACGTCATCATGCAGAGCCAGCTGCAGCAGCGGATGCGTGAAGTCCAGCAGACCATCGAAAAACGTGGCGCCGACGCGCCGCCGATGGATGTATTGCAGCAGCAGGTTCTGGAACGCCTGATCACCGAGAACCTGCAGCTGCAGATCGGTGAGCGCTCCGGCATTCGCATCGCCGATGAAGAGCTCAATCAGGCCATGGGCACCATTGCCCAGCGCAACAACATGTCGCTCGATCAGTTTCGGGAAGCATTGTCGCGTGACGGCCTGAGCCTGGAGAGCGCCCGCGAGCAGATTCGCCGCGAGATGGTTATCAGCCGCGTGCGTCAGCGCCGTGTGGCCGAACGCATTCAGGTGTCCAACCAGGAAGTGCAGAACTTCCTGGCGTCCGACCTCGGCAAGCTGCAACTGTCCGAGGAATACCACCTGGCCAATATCCTCATCCCTGTTCCAGAAGCGGCTGATTCGGCAACCATCCAGGCTGCCGAACGTACCGCGATGGAGACCTACCAGCAGCTGCAGCAAGGCGCTGACTTCGCACGCCTCGCCGTGTCTCGCTCTGGCAGCGAGAACGCACTGGAAGGTGGCGACATGGGCTGGCGCAAGGCGGCTCAGCTGCCACCTCCGTTCGATACGGAAGTGCGCGAGCTGTCGGTCGGCGAAGTAACTCAGCCGGTACGCACGCCGCCAGGCTTCATCATGCTCAAGCTGCTGGACAAGCGTGGCGGCGAGACGCAGGTACGGGATGAGGTGCATGTCCGCCACATCCTGATCAAGCCGAGTGCGATCCGTAGCGAAGACGAAGCACGCCTACTGGTACAGCGCCTGCGCGACCGCATCAGTGCAGGCGAAGACTTTGCCCAGCTGGCCAAGAGCTTCTCCGAAGATCCGGGTTCGGCGCTCAACGGTGGCGACCTGAACTGGATCGATCCGGCGTCGCTGGTACCCGAGTTCCGCGAAGTGATGGCCAACACGGCGAGTGGCGGGCTCTCTCCGGTGTTCAAGTCGCCCTACGGCTGGCACATCCTCGAGGTGCTCGGCCGCCGTGCCACCGACGCCAGTGAGCAGTTCCGCGAGCAACAGGCGCTGAGCTTGCTGCGCAACCGCAAGTACGATGAAGAGCTGCAGGCGTGGTTACGCCAGATCCGCGACGAAGCCTACGTCGAGATCAAGCTCTAA
- the pdxA gene encoding 4-hydroxythreonine-4-phosphate dehydrogenase PdxA, whose product MTAPRPFVLTPGEPAGIGPDLCLLLAREAQPQILVAIASRSLLAERASQLGLTIELRDVGPHGWPSQPAPANCLYVWDTPLDAPVIAGQLDARNGHYVLETLTRAGTGCLDGSFAGMITAPVHKGVINEAGIPFSGHTEFLAELTRTEQVVMMLATRGLRVALVTTHLPLKDVAAAITPERLERVSRILHHDLVSKFGITRPRILVCGLNPHAGEGGHLGREEIEVIEPVLNKLRDEGLDLIGPLPADTLFTPKHLEHCDAVLAMYHDQGLPVLKYKGFGAAVNVTLGLPIVRTSVDHGTALDLAGSGKIDTGSLQVALQTAYQMVGARS is encoded by the coding sequence ATGACCGCTCCCCGCCCCTTCGTTCTCACCCCCGGTGAACCGGCCGGCATCGGCCCGGACCTCTGCCTGCTGCTGGCTCGCGAGGCCCAGCCTCAGATTCTGGTAGCCATCGCCAGCCGTTCTTTGTTGGCAGAACGCGCCTCGCAACTAGGACTGACGATTGAGCTGCGGGACGTCGGGCCTCATGGCTGGCCAAGCCAACCGGCGCCGGCCAACTGTCTGTACGTCTGGGATACTCCGCTGGATGCACCGGTGATCGCGGGTCAGCTAGATGCGCGCAACGGCCACTACGTACTGGAAACGCTGACGCGAGCCGGGACAGGGTGCCTCGACGGCAGCTTCGCCGGCATGATCACCGCGCCCGTACACAAGGGCGTGATCAACGAGGCCGGCATTCCCTTTTCCGGCCATACGGAGTTTCTCGCCGAGCTGACCCGCACCGAGCAGGTGGTGATGATGCTTGCCACACGCGGCCTGCGTGTAGCGCTGGTGACCACTCACCTGCCGCTCAAGGATGTCGCAGCGGCGATCACCCCGGAGCGTCTGGAGCGGGTTTCGCGGATCCTGCACCACGATCTGGTCAGCAAGTTCGGTATTACCCGTCCGCGCATTCTTGTCTGCGGGCTGAACCCGCATGCCGGCGAAGGTGGCCACCTGGGTCGCGAAGAAATCGAGGTCATCGAGCCCGTGCTGAACAAGCTCCGTGACGAAGGCCTCGACCTGATCGGTCCGCTGCCGGCGGACACCCTTTTCACGCCAAAGCATCTCGAGCACTGCGACGCGGTGCTGGCGATGTACCACGACCAGGGCTTGCCGGTGCTCAAGTACAAGGGCTTTGGCGCAGCCGTCAACGTGACCCTGGGCCTGCCGATCGTTCGCACGTCGGTGGATCACGGCACCGCGCTGGATCTGGCCGGCAGCGGCAAGATTGATACCGGTAGCCTGCAGGTGGCGCTGCAAACGGCCTATCAGATGGTCGGCGCACGCAGCTAG